The genomic segment AGATCACTAGCAAGGAAGCAAGCTTAGAAAGCAACACTCTCGACCTTGATCCCAAGTCTGAGTTCCCAGATGACGACCGACCTTCATTTGATGAACCAATATAAAGTTATACCTTAGGGACCAAGCCATCCTAGGTTATGAATGTGGAAGAATCAATTCTCGGGCAAATAATGGAAGTTCTCAAACAAAACGTGGATTTGTTCGCCTGGTGTCTAACTAAAATGCCAGGTATTAATCTTGGTTTCTTGTGCCACCATTTTTCCATCCTTCCAAAGGCTAGGCCTGTGgcttaaagaaagaaaaagcttGGAGAAAAGTGTCAAGCAATTGTCAATAATGAAGTAACAACACTCTCGAAGTCGGTTTCATTAGAGAGATCACTTGCACCACATGGCTTCCTAATGTTGTCAAGGTGAAGAAGGCCAACGGCAAATGTCGCATGTGGTTTTCTACATAGACCTTTACAAAGCATGCCTCAAAGACACATATTCGTTATTTGACGAAAAAGTTGTGTTTCACAATGGCATTTGATGGTAGAGTTATGTTTGGCATAACAGTTGCATTTGACGGTAGAGTTGTGTATTGACAGAACAATTGCATTTGATAGCAACATTTGATGACAAAGTTGTGTTTTGCGACACTGTTGCATTTGATAGTGGCAGCTAATGGCAGAGTTGGCATTTGACAATGAAGTTGGTGTTTAATGGTAGAAATCAAAGAAAGTGTCAACAAAGGATTCAAAGGTGCGAACAAAGTCAAATTGTGACCTTACGATGTCGATGGTGTGTGGCAATGGCCCGTCGTATGTCGTGTGTGGTCGTGGTGTGTCGTTTGATTGCAAGTTGCACAAAGTTGGAAGTGAAACTCAAAAATCCTTGACTATCAATGACTAATAAGAGACAAAGGTAGAGAGTGAATGAAAGGTCATGGGCATGTGTCTCTCTTccctaatatttttttaaagtttgtttgtgttttggatTGGATTGTTAAGTTAAGAGTaagttaggttttttttttatcaccaaCTGAGCttaccacgggttcaacccgagTGAGTCGAATTCTTAGTAGGTTTGGTCCATTTTTGACCCATACTGAAAtctgtaaaaataatttaactcatATCCGACTTGAATCCATGGTTGGTGGAATTGACTTGTTAATTTTACgccattttgataattttattagaaataattGTCTAAAACTTAAAATCACCTATCACATGAAGACAAAATTCAAGACAGcatttaacaaaagaaaaaatataataaaaaaataaatggatgtaaaaaaattagagtgattgataaaaagaaaatttaagttATGAAGGCTAtctatattttcaatttaagttttctttaattttgttttttatccaTCTTTTCTAATCTTATTTATCTTAGAATTTTAATCATTTGGTTACAAATAGTTACCGTTAAGCCTCAAGTGTTAGAGTTGActaattcttatatacatgcaAATTAAATTCAACCAATAAAAGACCCTAAAACTGATTACTCCCAAGAAAGTTATTTTCAAGAAGtaaaataaactaaactaaaacatttaataaatagttgACTTTTTTAAGTATCTATAGAAATAAAATTCTTGATTACGAGGGAGAGGACAAAACTCATGACTAATCcctataaaattatttgtctatataatatttaatatatatatatatatatatatatatatatatataaaagataatgaaTAAATTCTCAAATCTATAATTGTTACCATCCTTACATTAGGCATAGAAAACAATGCAATCTAAATCTGCACATTCATATGTATTACATGTTGAATCaaactaaaactattttaaataaccTCTCTATTTTACACTCGAAACTTAGATATTCAAAGTTTTAAGAGTGAAACCAAACACATGTCGAATGTAACAACCCTTGAGTTATACGATCAACATTCCTTGGAACTTTTTTTCTCATGTACATTCAACTTAAGTTACCAATGTTTAGTAAGAAAAGTAACTTCATTGGGAACTAACCTAGTGGAATCAAAGGAGAAAGCTGTAAGAAAAAGACAGTACAAGGAAGTTACATTAATAAGCATGCGGGATGAACACACTAGAGTTGAGTAATCACCACGCAATTCTCAAAAGGCACAACCTCAAAGTCCTTAAATTATACACTCCATGTAACAGAATAAGTAGGTGTtttggttgttgtggttggtgtGCGAAACTTCAAACAGGACCATTTGGGGTTCATgtggattttttctttttcctctgaACTGTCTCTCACCATGTTCTATGGTAAATAATTGATGTGGAGTGGTTTCAATTGGACACCTACACATATATATGAAGTGTGGCATTTTCTTGGGACCAAATTCATCACAGACATTATTCtcttacattttaaaaaataaaaatgtttctaACTTGTTTGGCTGGATTTGAGTTCGAGTTGCATACAGTTATCAACAATATTAATATCTAGACAGCTTATGTTTTTGTCTGAGATAACGCGTCATTTTCCGAAACCCATTTTTTCACTGATTTTAACCAGAGTTCATACCTATTTAACCAAATCTTACTCGGGTATTAGGTCAGAGAACAATAAATTATAGAAGATGCAATTTTCTAGTGGGGTTGGGACAAAACTTGCTCTTGACGTTAAAGGATGTAGTAGAAAAGATAGTAAATCAGTGTAGAATCCAGAGTGCTAGGCTACAGTagttcttttcttcttttagttGGGTATAGTTATTAAGCTAACTCTCCAACTATTAGTCACAGGGTGATGGTTAGGAACATTGTTGCtagaataattaatatatctgAGTCAGAATAGTTAATCTGGTggtgaaaaatgaaaactgaTTTCAAAACTTTTGACAAAATTCACCATGTCTTGTATCTACTTCTAATGCAACCTCAAATAGCCATATTTGGGGTTACTTTCAATTTTACAGCTGTATTGCTTTTGATCCACGCAAATAGAGCTGAGGTAGTTTTAGCACAGGAAAAGGGTAAAGAAAGGATAGTGATATGTACTGAAGGAAGAAAAGCTGAACAATTTAAGAAAACGAAACAAACTTTCCCTAGCACATGAAATAGCTGCACTGATTCTGTTATGTTGACTTGAATTATGTACCCAAGGAGAATAAATTCATTGTTCTATACGGTAATCGGTGAAAGCTTAGAGCTGAATGTGAATTGCAAAAGAAGCTTTGGTGCATGCATATCTTTGACCAAAAATGTGTTTGACTTAGCTTACTTCACCTTCAAACCACCTCCTTTGATCCAAGAGAAAAGAGATATTAGCGTgagtttattttcttataagcaattgagaaaaaaaaaaaaaagagtaaaaagtgTTTGTTGGTTTATTAGCTTGATTTTTAATGTTATGCAGATTGGGGTAGGAGGACTTAATCATCAGGGTAAATTCAGTCTCTTGTTAATGACATTTATGCAGCGACGCATGAAGTGGATGAATAatgaaaaacactaaaataatgGAAGTGATGCATCAATTATATGAAACTCCTGAATTCTAATATATTGAATTGTAGTTGCCTACATGAAATGGAAGCAAAACAAAGGAATAcacatttattatttgttatcatCCATTTTGCTGCATAGTAATGAAGTAAAACTGTATAGAAGAAGctttgaagaaaattaaataatcctAACTTCATAGCTTAGCTGTCACTCACTCAAGAGCCCCACacttttcttccctctcttccTGACAATCTTGCTACCCAGCTTTTGGCCTTTTTGGCTCACTTCTACAttgctaattatttttgtgtaaaAATTAATTGAGTAGACGGCAAGGAAACCAGAAAAAAGAGATATgggaaaaaaattaatgttttgtttgtgcttattttaaaaagaaaaattaattttcttcataTATACAACTAGTTTCTCTGAaagaaattagagaaaaatattgttCCAGTTTAACGTAATTATTAATtcttatgtttaattttatctttatttcgTTTCCAATtagtaaatattaatattttatgaaagttGTGTTAAGTAAGATTTaggatttattttaatatattagcAAAAGACTCGCAGCGTCCCTTCTCACATAATCTTTGGTTGGAGAAACACGTGGCATGTATTTTCCCCGTGTCGAAGCGATCCAATCATTTTGACAGCTGCTATATGGTTCGGGAGAAAGAAGAGCCGAAGCAAAGACGCGGAGAGGATGACATGGAGGCAAGGCTGAGGTTCGGATGCCAGATAGGGTCGGACAACCGTTTGATGGAAACTGTTCccgagaaagaaaaaataataaaaaaggattattattgattaatggGAGTTTTGGTTGGTTGGAAGAGAAAGAGTGGAagtacaagaaagaaaaaagcatGAGCTTTTGGTAGTGATTAGCATTGGCATGATATTGCGCCTTCTCTGAGAAGCCAACAGAAAAAGATTGATTCGTTCGTTCATTGATTCATTGATTCATTGATTCTGATACAGTGGTGTAGGGAGAGTTGCTTTTCTTGCAAGCCTAATCACCCTCTTTAAATAAGGGCTTTGACTATTAGATGTTGGTTGTTCCAGTTCCAGTTCCAATTCCATTCCAGTTGCAGTTCTTAGTCAGCTTCCTCTTTTCTCTATAAAACCCTATTTTCTGTTTCTTCCTCCACTGGGGCTTCAATGGCCACCTGCAAAAATGTCTGTGCTCTTCTCCTTTTGCTTTTCTCCTCTTTTCTACATGTGAAGGCTATTTTAGACCCTGCTGATTTCCTCGCTCTGCAATCCATTCGTAAAGCCCTCGAAGACATGCCCGGTTCCCATTTCTTCTCCTCCTGGGATTTCACCGCAGACCCATGCAACTTCGCCGGGGTTTACTGCGACTCCGACAGGGTCATCTCCCTCAACCTCGGTGATCCCAGGGCTGGCTCACCCGGACTCACCGGCCGCCTCGACCCCGCCCTCGGCAAGCTCTCCGCGCTCGCCGAGTTCACCGTTGTCCCCGGCAGAATCTACGGTCCTCTCCCAGAATCCCTCTCCGATTTGAAGAACCTCAGGTTTCTCGGCGTCAACCGTAACTTCATCTCCGGCGAAATTCCGACCATGCTCGGCGAGTTACGCGGCCTCAGAACCATCGATCTCAGCTACAACCAACTCACCGGACGCATTCCTCCAACCGTGGGATCCCTACCGGAGCTGACTAACCTGATCCTCTGCCATAACCGCCTCTCCGGTTCGCTCCCTCGGTTCGAGTCACACACTTTAACACGGCTCGACCTAAAGCATAACTCTCTCTCCGGTTCGCTCCCTCCCAACTCGCTCCCTCCCTCTCTGCAGTACCTCTCCCTGGCCTGGAACCAGCTCACCGGCCCAATGGATCGCCTCCTGGGCCGCCTCGACCAGCTTAACTATTTGGACCTTAGTCTCAACCAGTTCACGGGCCCAATCCCGGACCGGATCTTTTCCTTCCCGCTCACGAATCTGCAGCTGGAGAGGAACCAGTTCTCGGGTGCGGTCCAGCCCGTTGAGCAGGTGTCCATCCCGACCGTTGATCTTAGTTACAACCGGTTGTCCGGTCAGATATCTCCAATGCTGGCGAGCGTGCAGTACCTGTACCTGAATAACAACCGGTTTTCTGGTCGGGTACCGGCTAGCTTCGTGGAGCGGTTGCTGGACGCCAGCATTCAGATACTTTACTTGCAGCATAACTATCTGACGGGGATTGAGATAAGCCCAACGGCGGTGATTCCAGAGAGAAGCTCCCTGTGTCTGCAGTATAATTGCATGGTCCCGCCCGTTGAGACGCCCTGCCCCTTGAGGGCTGGCAAGCAGAAAACCAGGCCTACTGCGCAATGCAACCAGTTGAAAACCTGATCCGACCCGACCCATCAAGTCAAAATCTTACCTCTTTCCTTCTTCCTTATTTCTCCTCTTGCTTTCTgattcattattatttaattttgtggTGGTTATTAGGGAATGAATAATGAGAAGATTGTGAATATTTTTGGATTAGATTTAGACAATTTAGCTGTTTTGCTCCGGGAGCTTCTCAAATCATATATGTTATGATTATTATCTATATTACTAATGTAATATGATCCattatgaaaaacaatgaaaaaattattgatcATTATTACCAGGTTTTTTcgatcaattaaaactctattATGCCATCTCCTGTGAGTTAATATTTgcattatcttttttatttttattgtcatCACTGGTAACTTGCCATCGggaaagtttttgtttttccatTCTTTTATGCTCATTTAAAATGCTGCTTGCTAGTGTCGTGGTGGAAGCTTCTAATGATTACACAGTGTGGGATGGCATTGGCACCTGTCTATTCATAATTTTGGTACATATTTGATCATAGTGGAGATGTAAAATTTGGTGTGATGCATGTATATCAATCCCAATTGGTTATTGTTCCAtcattattttg from the Vigna angularis cultivar LongXiaoDou No.4 chromosome 3, ASM1680809v1, whole genome shotgun sequence genome contains:
- the LOC108326074 gene encoding LRR receptor-like serine/threonine-protein kinase SIK1 — its product is MATCKNVCALLLLLFSSFLHVKAILDPADFLALQSIRKALEDMPGSHFFSSWDFTADPCNFAGVYCDSDRVISLNLGDPRAGSPGLTGRLDPALGKLSALAEFTVVPGRIYGPLPESLSDLKNLRFLGVNRNFISGEIPTMLGELRGLRTIDLSYNQLTGRIPPTVGSLPELTNLILCHNRLSGSLPRFESHTLTRLDLKHNSLSGSLPPNSLPPSLQYLSLAWNQLTGPMDRLLGRLDQLNYLDLSLNQFTGPIPDRIFSFPLTNLQLERNQFSGAVQPVEQVSIPTVDLSYNRLSGQISPMLASVQYLYLNNNRFSGRVPASFVERLLDASIQILYLQHNYLTGIEISPTAVIPERSSLCLQYNCMVPPVETPCPLRAGKQKTRPTAQCNQLKT